Proteins co-encoded in one Pelobates fuscus isolate aPelFus1 chromosome 5, aPelFus1.pri, whole genome shotgun sequence genomic window:
- the MRPS30 gene encoding large ribosomal subunit protein mL65 yields the protein MAARRVYGKIKQNALLPEHLLQDTLTKVPPTSSSLYPPIVASLTAKTKASKRRRLEEHYKRVHALTNIPEKLKLINGLQRLKYVVYPQTFALNADRWYQHFTKTVYRPGLPETGTSIGATTQGTPWDQDQLKALVCEALLQEYFYAKKGRTYLYRTQEVSAAPFLTSLASILSTQCAKYNPVLLQSSLDVKPEVNFYWLRGETKVPRGHRKGCIDPVRFQIDDKPLVQIRIPKALPELVPLDSVVPEEVPVINHEPSRLPLFSRQYENKVYIGSQVEDLCKFGHTQIHLVPDRFTRLQLEKRNLADQIEVFLRSNAIASLFAWTGAQAMYQGFWSHADVTQPFVSQAIISDGKYFSFFCYQLNTLALTVDSDVNNSRKNICWGTQSTPLYETVEGDNIKGFNDDVFKQLVNFFLSCSN from the exons ATGGCGGCGCGCAGGGTGTACGGCAAGATTAAACAAAATGCCTTGCTCCCCGAACACCTGCTGCAGGACACCCTGACTAAGGTCCCCCCAACTTCCTCGTCGCTATACCCTCCTATCGTAGCGTCCCTTACGGCTAAAACCAAAGCCTCTAAGCGCCGCCGGTTAGAGGAGCACTATAAACGGGTGCATGCTCTCACTAATATACCGGAGAAACTAAAGCTCATCAACGGCCTCCAGCGGCTCAAATACGTGGTATATCCTCAGACATTCGCTCTGAACGCCGACCGCTGGTACCAGCATTTCACTAAAACTGTGTACCGGCCTGGGCTACCAGAGACCGGGACTAGTATAGGGGCCACCACTCAAGGGACACCATGGGACCAGGACCAGCTGAAGGCTCTGGTGTGCGAGGCTCTCCTGCAGGAGTATTTCTATGCCAAGAAAGGCAGAACCTACCTGTACAGGACTCAGGAGGTGTCAGCTGCCCCCTTTCTGACCAGTTTGGCATCGATACTGAGCACTCAGTGTGCCAAGTATAATCCAGTGCTCCTCCAGTCTAGCCTGG ATGTAAAACCAGAGGTAAACTTTTACTGGCTTCGTGGAGAGACCAAGGTTCCCCGTGGACACAGAAAAGGTTGTATTGATCCTGTTCGATTTCAGATTGATGATAAGCCACTTGTCCAGATCAGAATACCCAAAGCTCTTCCAGAA ttggtTCCCCTAGACAGTGTTGTACCAGAAGAAGTGCCAGTTATAAACCACGAGCCGAGTAGATTGCCGCTGTTTAGTCGACAGTATGAAAACAAAGTTTATATAG GTTCCCAAGTAGAAGATCTTTGTAAATTTGGCCATACACAGATTCATCTGGTCCCAGATAGATTCACGAGATTGCAACTAGAAAAAAGAAACCTTGCTGATCAAATTGAAGTTTTTCTTCGGTCCAATGCAATAGCCAGTCTGTTTGCATGGACTGGCGCTCAAGCAATGTATCAAG GTTTCTGGAGCCATGCAGATGTAACACAGCCCTTTGTGTCACAGGCTATTATTTCCGATGGAAAATATTTCTCATTTTTTTGTTACCAACTAAACACATTGGCTTTGACTGTTGACTCTGATGTAAACAATTCTCGCAAGAACATTTGCTGGGGAACGCAAAGCACCCCACTGTATGAAACCGTGGAAGGAGACAACATCAAAGGATTTAATGATGATGTCTTTAAGCAGCTGGTTAACTTCTTTCTTAGCTGCTCAAATTAA